The region CCAGCGGCTTCTCCAGCACCGCCTTGCGGTGGCTGAACGTCTCGATGGAGTAGCGGCCGTGATAGCGGCCCATGCCGCTCTCGCCGACCCCACCGAACGGCAGGTCGGAGACGGTCAGATGGGCGAGCGGCAGACCGAGGCCGAGGCCTCCGGAGGACGTCTCCTCGGCGATCCGCTCCCGGGTGGTGTCCGACTCGGTGAACACATAGAGCGCCAGCGGCTTGTCACGGTCGTTGATGAAGTCGATGGCCTCGTCCAGCCCCGCCACCGTGACGATCGGCAGGATCGGTCCGAAGATCTCCTCCTGCATCACGGGGGCCTTGGGGTCGACGTCGACGAGGACGGTGGGCGCGAGGTACTTGGTGGCCCGGTCTCCGGTGCCGCCGATGACGGTGCGCCCGGAGTCGAGCAGCGAGCTGAGCCGGTCGAAGTGCCGCTCGTTGACGATCCGCCCGTACTCGCCCGACTGTCGCGGTTCGGCGCCGAAGAGGGCCTCGACGGCGCGGACGAGCTCGGGCTCCAGCGCGCGGGCGGTCTCCGGGTCGGTGAGGACGTAGTCCGGTGCGACGCAGGTCTGCCCGGCGTTGAGGAACTTGCCGCGGGCGAGCCGGTCGGCGACGACGGACAGGTCGGCGTCACGGTCGACGAACGCCGGTGACTTGCCGCCCAGTTCGAGGGCGACGGGGGTGAGGTGCTCGGCGGCGGCCCGCATCACGATCCGGCCGACCGCTCCGTTGCCGGTGTAGAAGATGTGGTCGAAGCGCTCCGCCAGCAGCGCGGTGGTCTCCGGGACGGCGCCCTCGACGACGGCGACCGCGTCCGTGTCGAGGTAGCGCGGCAGCAGC is a window of Streptomyces sp. NBC_00271 DNA encoding:
- a CDS encoding aldehyde dehydrogenase family protein; amino-acid sequence: MNDRTPEQPADIVARLRATFRSGRTKPLDWRTTQLRRLRELLTTHGAELAEALHADLGKSSTEAFRTEIDFTVREIDHTLDHLDEWLRPESAPVPAHLGADASAWTRYDPLGVVLVIAPWNYPVQLLLTPMLGALAAGNAVVVKPSELAPATSAAVARLLPRYLDTDAVAVVEGAVPETTALLAERFDHIFYTGNGAVGRIVMRAAAEHLTPVALELGGKSPAFVDRDADLSVVADRLARGKFLNAGQTCVAPDYVLTDPETARALEPELVRAVEALFGAEPRQSGEYGRIVNERHFDRLSSLLDSGRTVIGGTGDRATKYLAPTVLVDVDPKAPVMQEEIFGPILPIVTVAGLDEAIDFINDRDKPLALYVFTESDTTRERIAEETSSGGLGLGLPLAHLTVSDLPFGGVGESGMGRYHGRYSIETFSHRKAVLEKPLG